In Listeria cossartiae subsp. cossartiae, the DNA window TGTTGTGTGTCAAGAAGAGGAAAGAAAGTATGTAAAAAAATTAATGAGTCAGCTAAATGTTGCTGAACAGCGAGTTGTAATCGTGAAAGGTGGAAGCGAGCGCCAATATAGCGTAGCGGCAGGTCTTGAACGTTGTGGAACAGAGAGTGTCGTGCTGGTGCATGATGGGGCTAGGCCATTTGTTACGGTTGATATTATTGATCGATTGCTGGTCGGTGTGAAGCAAAACAAAGCTGCAATTTGTGCGGTGAAAGTGAAAGATACGGTGAAGCGAGTTGTGAATGATGTTGTTCAAGAAACAGTTGATCGTGAAAATCTTTGGCAAATTCAAACACCGCAAGCCTTTGAACTGCATATTTTACAAAAGGCGCATCAGCTTGCACGAAAAGAACAATTTCTAGGGACGGATGAAGCTAGTTTGGTGGAGCGAATTCCGTGTCCGGTTGCTATTGTCCAAGGAAGCTATTATAATATTAAGCTGACAACTCCTGAGGATATGCCACTTGCGAAGGCGATTTTGGGAGAACTTGGAGGGAAAGCAAATGATTAGAATTGGTCAAGGTTATGATGTACATAAACTTGCCTATAACCGAGAGCTGATTATCGGCGGGATTAAAATTCCTTATGAAAAAGGTTTGCTGGGCCACAGCGATGCAGATGTGCTACTTCATGCTATAACTGATGCTATTATCGGGGCGATTGGGGCAGGAGACATTGGCCATTTTTTCCCAGACACAGATATGGCTTTTAAAGATGCGGACTCAGCGGAGTTACTTACTGAAATTTGGCGGAAGGTAGAGGCGGATGGTTTTCATCTTGGGAATTTAGACGCTACTATCATTGCTGAAAAGCCTAAAATGGCGCCGCATGTAGAGTTAATGAAGCAGAGAATTGCGGAGTTGCTACATGCGAATCCGACTCAAGTGAATGTAAAAGCAACGACAACAGAGAAATTAGGATTTACTGGTAGAGAAGAGGGAATCGCAAGTCTAGCGGTTGTCTTACTTGAAAAATAATTGAAGGAGTGAATAATTGTGAGTGAAACAAAACGAGTACGTGTGCGTTATGCGCCAAGTCCAACTGGATTTTTGCATATTGGGAATGCGCGTACTGCCTTATTTAACTATTTATTTGCAAGACATAATGATGGAGATTTTATCATTAGAATTGAAGATACGGATGCTAAACGTAACATAGCTGACGGCGAAGAAAGTCAAATGACCAACTTGAAATGGCTTGGTATGGACTGGGATGAAGGCGTTGATGTTCCTGGGAAATACGGACCTTACC includes these proteins:
- the ispF gene encoding 2-C-methyl-D-erythritol 2,4-cyclodiphosphate synthase, translated to MIRIGQGYDVHKLAYNRELIIGGIKIPYEKGLLGHSDADVLLHAITDAIIGAIGAGDIGHFFPDTDMAFKDADSAELLTEIWRKVEADGFHLGNLDATIIAEKPKMAPHVELMKQRIAELLHANPTQVNVKATTTEKLGFTGREEGIASLAVVLLEK
- the ispD gene encoding 2-C-methyl-D-erythritol 4-phosphate cytidylyltransferase, encoding MNYELVFLAAGQGKRMNAEKNKMWLELVGEPIFIHALRPFLADNRCSKVIVVCQEEERKYVKKLMSQLNVAEQRVVIVKGGSERQYSVAAGLERCGTESVVLVHDGARPFVTVDIIDRLLVGVKQNKAAICAVKVKDTVKRVVNDVVQETVDRENLWQIQTPQAFELHILQKAHQLARKEQFLGTDEASLVERIPCPVAIVQGSYYNIKLTTPEDMPLAKAILGELGGKAND